Proteins encoded together in one Methanobrevibacter sp. window:
- a CDS encoding UDP-glucuronic acid decarboxylase family protein has translation MKTILVCGGAGFLGSNLCSYLVNKGERVICADNFSTGNMNNLKDLDSSLFSIIEHDITEPLRIDESIDEIYNLASIASPPLYLERPIYTFKTNVLGALNLLELANEKDARILQTSTSEVYGEPLEHPQRETYRGNVNPIGVRACYDEGKRAAETLFFDFNRTYSTKIKVVRIFNAYGPNMEPYDGRVVSNFIIQSLKGEDITVYGDGKQTRSFCYVDDMIEGLYRMMNSREELLGPVNLGNPNEFTILDLAQKIIEKTNSESELVFCPLPTDDPTQRKPDISLAKSELDWEPKIELDEGLDKTIEYYSNLLNI, from the coding sequence ATGAAAACAATATTGGTTTGTGGAGGAGCAGGATTTTTAGGTTCAAATCTATGCTCTTACTTGGTGAATAAGGGAGAAAGGGTTATATGTGCAGATAATTTCAGCACAGGCAATATGAACAATCTAAAGGATTTGGATTCGTCATTATTCAGTATCATTGAACATGACATTACAGAGCCTTTAAGAATCGATGAGAGCATTGATGAGATTTATAACTTGGCATCAATTGCAAGCCCTCCACTTTATCTTGAAAGGCCTATTTATACATTCAAGACCAATGTTTTAGGTGCTTTGAATCTACTTGAGCTTGCAAATGAAAAAGATGCTAGGATTCTCCAGACAAGCACTAGTGAAGTTTATGGGGAACCTTTGGAGCATCCTCAAAGGGAAACTTATCGGGGAAATGTCAATCCTATTGGAGTCAGGGCCTGTTACGATGAAGGAAAAAGGGCTGCTGAAACACTTTTCTTTGATTTCAATAGAACTTATTCCACTAAAATTAAGGTTGTAAGGATTTTTAATGCTTACGGTCCGAATATGGAACCTTATGATGGCCGGGTTGTCTCCAATTTCATCATCCAATCATTGAAAGGGGAAGACATTACAGTTTATGGTGATGGAAAGCAGACAAGAAGCTTTTGCTATGTTGATGATATGATTGAAGGATTGTATAGGATGATGAATTCAAGGGAGGAATTGTTAGGGCCTGTCAATCTTGGAAATCCTAACGAGTTCACCATTCTGGATTTGGCTCAAAAAATCATTGAAAAGACCAATTCAGAGTCCGAATTAGTTTTCTGTCCTTTGCCAACTGATGATCCGACCCAAAGAAAACCTGATATAAGTTTAGCCAAAAGTGAGCTCGATTGGGAACCTAAAATAGAATTGGATGAAGGTTTGGATAAAACCATTGAGTATTATTCCAATTTATTAAACATTTAA
- a CDS encoding glycosyltransferase, with protein IDQSFKDLEIICVDDGSTDDTLERLEEYASRDSRIQVFHQENQGPGGATNTGISKACGKYIYLMDADDALDLNALEELHDIMEEKDLDFVIFKAINYDQDTDSYYEDRYFTMPELHECVGDSVFNWRDLGNLIFKMCVTPWSKLYRHDLIKESGAKFPLHLIYHDNIFFFEILFSSKRVYFYDKFLYKRRVHSSSIVNSHNDKSVHVIETLNLVFKTFMDYGHFEEFKEDLYNRKISLCNYRYKLIMDEFKEFFFIEMKKDFEMIIGHEKYEEFHSSLNSDMRRLFDNVIDSDNHVQYDLRNELFNLKRNNGKLKNQVKSLKNKNKGLNKKNKKLNKEVEDLTKFRKSVLSSKSWKLTKPFRALMNFIRKL; from the coding sequence TATTGATCAAAGTTTTAAGGATTTGGAGATAATTTGTGTTGATGATGGGTCAACTGATGATACTTTAGAGAGATTGGAGGAATATGCTTCAAGGGATAGCCGCATTCAGGTTTTTCATCAAGAGAATCAGGGTCCTGGAGGGGCCACTAACACAGGGATTTCCAAGGCATGTGGAAAGTACATATATTTGATGGATGCTGATGATGCCCTTGACTTGAACGCCCTTGAAGAACTTCATGATATCATGGAAGAGAAGGACTTGGACTTTGTAATCTTCAAGGCAATCAATTATGATCAGGATACCGACAGCTATTATGAAGATAGGTATTTTACAATGCCTGAATTGCATGAATGTGTTGGAGATTCAGTTTTCAATTGGAGGGATTTGGGAAACCTAATCTTTAAGATGTGTGTCACTCCATGGTCCAAACTTTACAGGCATGATCTGATTAAGGAAAGCGGAGCAAAATTTCCTTTGCACTTGATCTATCATGATAATATCTTCTTTTTTGAGATATTGTTCTCTTCAAAGAGAGTCTATTTCTATGATAAGTTCCTTTATAAGAGAAGGGTTCATTCAAGTTCCATTGTTAATTCCCATAATGATAAAAGTGTTCATGTAATTGAAACACTTAACTTGGTCTTTAAGACATTCATGGATTACGGCCATTTTGAAGAATTCAAGGAAGACCTCTACAACAGAAAGATCAGTCTGTGTAATTATCGCTATAAGTTGATTATGGATGAATTCAAGGAGTTTTTCTTCATTGAAATGAAAAAGGATTTTGAAATGATCATTGGCCATGAGAAGTATGAGGAGTTCCATTCCAGTTTGAATTCGGATATGAGAAGATTATTTGATAATGTAATTGATTCAGATAATCATGTTCAATATGATTTGAGAAATGAGCTTTTCAATTTAAAAAGAAATAATGGTAAGTTGAAGAATCAAGTGAAATCATTAAAGAATAAAAATAAGGGATTAAATAAAAAAAATAAGAAATTAAATAAGGAAGTTGAGGATTTAACTAAATTTAGGAAAAGCGTATTGTCCTCAAAGAGTTGGAAATTGACAAAGCCATTTAGAGCATTAATGAATTTCATAAGAAAATTATAA